A window of the Plasmodium knowlesi strain H genome assembly, chromosome: 2 genome harbors these coding sequences:
- a CDS encoding double-strand break repair protein MRE11, putative, translated as MDGGGEWDFSSRRRPLLRGTPRRKMHRGIHHNQSDGKSSEGYPSDSPPIGRNRNDNQTNMEGNRTKVLSLKSLYSRLQRTSELILKGEDKQDQVCEKGEYMSGENHGGDINLEEVSTPNKKLDLRSTHKGPQLKRRTRKIQHGKGASDNVNDIRRYFIQEERQRTSTKEGTDGASLQAGSESDVEAKRRINLEEKIRRNGSTRGRIERKRDDQMNYQNDPISDHSFRPLLRRQNDQSISFASKGGSSQWGISIDGADEEEPRGSIPTGGVWRGTLKKESNKERTKHSLDEGNDQKDDSMYSPSAQWRLCKNGGKMNTEEEDAKSEGKYQSSDTSPVRKRKGTKYNSVKEEEENGKLKNLNLEEIKNRLRRNEPDTLKILLCTDNHLGYKENNAVQRKDTFNSFEEILFVAKHLNVDMILNSGDLFHKNKVSEYTLFKSMGIIRRYCHVSRYEDAQGGTESAEASPVRGAHPRKALLKEVHSCDYKWYGGDEKLDLNEENSHSEESTRSDRRNRSDRRNRSGESNHSKESSHSDRSIFREKDPPYDVVRMCSVKEKVETAIPFFTIHGNHDYPYSCDYISPLDILHVGNLINYIGKSTLNKILVKPVLLNKEDTKIAIYAIGWIKDERLHRAFEEKQIKFMLPSDYTSRINILVLHQNRHMRCAYGNDLKNFIKESFIPSFVDLVIWGHEHFSKPYLEESSFQSFFSLQLGSSVRTSLCANEYGDKYIGLLEIKKERFRFLKIQLESVRPFELKDIRLTNYHLNFNEESVLKQFLHEQVSGILETFQMSFREQMKRYYLFRRAFLRGDRGGIHRGVDVKGKNHFGADHIGANHIGVKNTGRKDEESRFYLSEGHDTLSNEVFTKRELLDEYFDSVISDQDVTHFLCGLQDEEFYSSTFIHVAFSTPSDTFDLLKIKKVLYDKPLIKLKVEYEDINIINTQLFGSTFASRVGNPSEFLTFYRKKGKTSGGTKDERGTTTIGMEPTNMDQKDLTNMENINEYNKVFDILFNYCQLKDKLSILNEKTIKETILNFISNSNSSFNSETTGTSDYCNIISMVNDSVRRKVDLLEGSLRDVPVESLTEEYLAEVLKNLTGGV; from the coding sequence ATGGATGGGGGCGGCGAATGGGACTTTTCCTCAAGACGTCGGCCTCTCTTGAGGGGTACCCCCAGGAGGAAGATGCATCGTGGAATCCATCACAACCAGAGTGATGGGAAGTCCAGTGAGGGATACCCCTCGGACTCACCTCCGATCGGCAGAAACAGAAATGACAACCAAACCAATATGGAAGGAAATCGAACGAAGGTTTTATCATTAAAGAGTCTATACAGCAGGTTACAGAGAACGAGCGAGCTTATTCTGAAGGGGGAGGATAAACAAGACCAGGTGTGTGAGAAAGGTGAATATATGAGTGGTGAGAACCATGGTGGAGATATAAATTTGGAGGAGGTTTCCACTCCTAATAAGAAATTGGACCTTCGCTCCACTCACAAGGGACCACAACTAAAAAGGCGCACCAGGAAAATACAGCATGGAAAAGGGGCCTCTGATAATGTAAACGATATTAGAAGATATTTTATACAGGAAGAACGACAGAGGACATCAACCAAGGAGGGGACTGACGGGGCATCTCTCCAGGCGGGTAGCGAGTCTGATGTGGAGGCTAAAAGGAGGATCAATTTGGAGGAGAAGATTAGAAGGAATGGTTCCACAAGGGGGCGCATCGAAAGGAAGCGCGATGATCAAATGAATTATCAAAATGATCCGATTAGTGACCACTCATTTCGCCCCCTACTGAGGAGGCAGAATGATCAGTCCATTAGTTTTGCCTCGAAAGGGGGTTCATCACAGTGGGGTATCTCCATAGACGGCGCAGATGAAGAGGAACCGAGAGGAAGTATCCCCACAGGGGGTGTCTGGAGAGGGACtttgaaaaaggagagtaacaaggaaagaacaaagcACTCCTTGGATGAAGGAAACGATCAGAAGGATGATTCCATGTACAGTCCATCAGCACAGTGGAGATTGTGTAAAAACGGAGGGAAGATGAATACGGAAGAGGAGGACGCCAAGTCGGAGGGAAAATACCAATCATCGGACACCTCCCCAGTGCGCAAACGCAAAGGAACAAAGTACAATAgtgtaaaggaggaagaagaaaatggaaagctAAAAAACTtaaatttggaagaaataaaaaatcgaCTCCGAAGGAATGAACCAGATACATTAAAGATTTTACTATGCACGGATAACCACTTAGGGTACAAGGAAAACAATGCAGTGCAAAGGAAGGATACATTCAACTCGTTTGAAGAAATACTTTTCGTTGCGAAACATTTAAATGTAGATATGATACTTAATAGTGGTGATCTATTCCACAAAAATAAAGTTTCTGAATACACACTTTTTAAGTCCATGGGGATTATTAGGAGGTACTGTCATGTGAGTCGTTACGAGGATGCCCAGGGGGGTACTGAATCGGCAGAAGCTTCTCCAGTGCGAGGAGCACATCCTCGGAAGGCGCTCCTTAAGGAGGTGCACAGCTGTGATTATAAATGGTATGGTGGGGATGAGAAGCTTGACCTGAATGAGGAGAACAGTCATAGTGAGGAGAGCACCCGAAGTGATAGACGCAATCGTAGTGATAGACGCAATCGTAGTGGGGAGAGCAATCATAGTAAAGAGAGCAGCCATAGTGATAGAAGCATCTTCAGAGAGAAAGATCCCCCGTATGATGTAGTACGCATGTGTTccgtgaaggaaaaggtcGAAACGgctatccccttttttacgaTACACGGGAATCACGACTACCCCTACAGCTGTGACTACATCAGTCCTCTGGACATATTGCATGTTGGAAACCTCATCAACTATATTGGCAAAAGCACTCTGAACAAAATTCTGGTGAAACCAGTACTGCTAAACAAGGAAGATACCAAAATAGCTATTTATGCCATCGGATGGATTAAGGATGAGCGTCTACATAGAGCATTCGAAGAGAAACAAATCAAGTTCATGCTGCCAAGTGACTATACCAGTAGAATCAACATCCTCGTCTTACATCAAAATAGACACATGAGATGTGCATATGGAAAtgacttaaaaaattttattaaagaATCCTTCATTCCCAGTTTTGTAGACTTAGTCATATGGGGACATGAACATTTTTCGAAACCTTACTTGGAGGAAAGTTCATTCcaatcttttttctccttgcaaTTGGGTTCATCTGTACGGACATCTCTCTGTGCAAATGAATACGGAGATAAGTACATCGGGTTGCTAGAAATTAAGAAAGAAAGGTTTCGATTTTTGAAAATCCAACTGGAAAGCGTCAGGCCATTTGAGCTTAAAGATATCAGATTAACCAACTACCACTTAAATTTTAACGAGGAATCTGTGCTTAAGCAGTTTTTGCATGAACAGGTTAGCGGCATTCTGGAGACATTTCAGATGAGTTTTCGTGAGCAGATGAAGCGCTACTACTTGTTCAGGCGGGCTTTCTTACGGGGGGACCGGGGCGGTATCCACCGGGGGGTAGAcgtgaaggggaagaaccATTTTGGTGCAGACCATATTGGTGCAAACCATATTGGGGTAAAGAACACTGGAAGAAAGGATGAGGAGTCTCGCTTCTACCTTTCCGAAGGACACGACACCCTGTCGAACGAAGTGTTCACCAAACGGGAACTCCTGGACGAGTACTTCGACTCAGTCATTTCAGATCAGGATGTAACGCACTTCCTTTGTGGCCTTCAGGACGAAGAGTTCTACTCCAGCACCTTCATCCATGTCGCCTTCTCCACCCCAAGCGATACATTCGATttgttgaaaataaaaaaagtactgTACGACAAGCCGCTAATCAAATTAAAGGTTGAGTACGAAGACATTAACATTATTAACACACAGTTGTTTGGCTCGACATTCGCTAGCCGGGTCGGAAATCCATCCGAGTTCCTCACgttttacagaaaaaaggggaaaacaagcGGAGGGACCAAGGATGAACGGGGAACCACCACCATAGGGATGGAACCTACTAACATGGATCAAAAGGATCTCACTaacatggaaaatataaatgaatACAACAAGGTATTTGATATTCTTTTCAATTATTGCCAACTAAAGGACAAGCTATCCATCTTAAACGAAAAGACCATCAAGGAAACGATACTTAATTTCATTAGTAATTCTAACTCTTCTTTTAATTCTGAGACGACTGGCACGTCTGACTACTGCAACATTATTTCTATGGTCAATGACTCGGTTCGTAGGAAGGTAGATCTCCTCGAGGGGAGCCTTCGGGATGTCCCTGTGGAGAGCCTGACGGAAGAGTACCTCGCGGAAGTGCTTAAGAACCTTACCGGGGGGGTGTGA